A single genomic interval of Fibrobacter sp. UWB13 harbors:
- a CDS encoding GLUG motif-containing protein produces the protein MNSFSKIIAFCAAWVSFVIAAPKIWDGTADVSWYESSAQAYNLTTAEQLAGLAKLVNEGTSNFSGKTITLGADIFLNDTAGAGAGTWASVPHAEWTPIGTKSRPFKGEFDGIAGKKNRKIYGLYISDATKDYAGLLGYTSNVKISNLDVLVGRIIAKDNVGALVGYAVGGSVTNVHSEIRVTGNNHVGGLVGYFTGSLSTSSVKENVAGQDSVGGLIGFTTGSISGTDKSNSYFVGDIKGRKYVGGLVGYGSAISKSYAEGSVKGDSNYIGGVAGFANGTINSIYHVNGDVNGYGYVGGLVGYVSDSVTNSYAEGNVTGKGDCVGGLIGLSFYRYSGSTSVTTTTLNNSYFIGNVTGVNRIGGLIGQDSVYRSVDNKYSVGRYIKKSHSQGNVNGKSYVGGVVGLSNYGAYSSTYNTNFYGYITSSYHEGGDVIGSSGHVGGVAGSVYSSINFSYHVGGFVKGYNGVGGLVGHTDGSVTNSYAEGNVTGTGPVVGGLAGGAASVESSYHIGGDVFGSDYVGGLIGNVSSNVTNSYSEGNVTGTGDYVGGLVGIGTSAVVKSSNHTKGDVKGRGFIGGLVGLAKSVTNSYSEGNVTGTGNRVGGLVGSGTSVDSSNHTKGNVQGFGYVGGLIGYASLSVKNSYSEGDVVGTGNYVGGLIGMSEYYYSGSSDVTIITTSNTYAIGNVKGKGYVGGLVGLDSIYRQPSNTTMLVKIVRASYSLGNVVGSDKYVGGLLGKSNYGYKSSSYNSNISLQIFSSYHKNGYVSSDSSYVGGVIGYAGGTIDSAYHSGGNVSGSLYVGGLVGKTTSIVENSHSEGNVIGNGHYVGGLIGETASSVKNSYSEGNVTGIGYVGGLVGNGISVDLSSHTGGTVTGKGSYVGGLIGYAYYMVKNSYSEGDVIGTDNVGGLVGKGGRIHKSYHTEGSVSGYNYVGGVAGYVSCTLTGCVALVDSSYHADGSVNGYGYVGGLVGLVAGSITNSYSKGEVLGTKDYVGGVAGSVSGKIRNSNADAKYVKGLNFVGGLAGYASDSIDVSYFEGDSVTGIYQIGGLVGYAKSAVDSSYSTANVKGDDNVGGLIGSAYGNVSNSYAMGNVIGDEDHSSAGNDNLGGLVGYQYSGSVSKSMALGDVSGTTKLGGLVGRFDGTKISQSYANGNITGSYYGDPADEVGNYYIGGLVGYAKGTLEEIYASGVVKGIENEPVYTGCIVGYVNGSLSVAKSYYDKTKCGLGIDGGEETASVSGLPSKTTAEMQTQSTYVNWNFIDTWKIQKDSYPFLQIYSNSLTNAVVATASLEGIKYDGKEKFPIVTSVTLFGETLEYETEYTVTYKDNINAGTASINVCGIKPYGGCKVVEFEIAGVAVKPTIAAIDNMTYTGRALTPEIKVYNGEALLDVSDYAVEYKNNVNAGTATVSVAMKGNYSGSASKTFTIEKATPVISQNPKASDVVLGLTLAASELSGGRADVDGEFVWKTSTTKPALENEGYAVVFVPTDTKNYTNSAEIVVPVKVLDLVYVAIHLGNTTLDSVALEKGSNYTLPKAPDSTGYDFAGFYNGSMVIGKSGDKISVTGNTVVDAKYNIKTFVITFMNGKTKLQSNEVAYGTVPTAPKVTLPENSAQFTYSFTGWDKEIVAAVEPATYNAIIDSVVNKYNVVFENYDETVLKDSSYAYGTAVAKIVKPVTPTREASAQYTYTFKAWDPAVVEVTKDAVYTAIFDSTVNTYIVKFVNEFNVSQNAQFELKYGAIPEYEGVPTRTSTSLYSYTFKNWTPEVVAVSGDATYKALFDSTAISSSSSFADESSSSIMQLSSSSSSSKEIATSSSSSRNDESCSSMTVSSSSTAKSSSSVVKSSSSSIPKSSSSSVKSSSSNAKSSSSVVKSSSSSAPKSSSSSVKSSSSSKAKSSSSKKTDAIVVTKTPQFSIQVIAHNIQISKARVGSAYALFDMQGKVLQQGQVYTTNFNMSVARPGNYLLKIDNRIQRVVIK, from the coding sequence ATGAATTCGTTTAGCAAAATAATTGCTTTTTGTGCTGCTTGGGTTAGTTTCGTTATTGCAGCTCCTAAGATTTGGGATGGAACTGCAGATGTCTCATGGTATGAGTCGAGTGCTCAAGCTTACAACTTGACAACAGCTGAACAGCTTGCCGGTCTTGCCAAGTTGGTAAATGAAGGAACCTCTAATTTTAGCGGAAAAACAATCACTTTGGGTGCGGATATTTTCCTGAATGATACTGCCGGTGCTGGGGCGGGAACATGGGCTAGTGTTCCTCATGCTGAATGGACTCCTATTGGAACGAAATCTCGACCGTTCAAGGGTGAATTCGATGGTATTGCTGGTAAAAAGAATCGTAAAATTTATGGATTGTACATTAGCGATGCTACTAAAGATTATGCGGGTCTTTTGGGATATACAAGTAATGTTAAGATAAGTAATCTTGATGTTTTAGTGGGTCGAATTATTGCAAAGGATAATGTGGGGGCTCTTGTTGGCTATGCAGTAGGAGGTTCTGTTACGAATGTGCATAGTGAAATTAGAGTGACTGGCAATAATCATGTTGGTGGTCTTGTGGGTTATTTTACAGGTAGCCTTTCTACAAGTTCAGTGAAGGAAAATGTTGCCGGACAAGATTCTGTTGGTGGCTTGATCGGTTTCACGACAGGTTCTATTTCTGGAACGGATAAATCAAATAGTTATTTTGTTGGTGATATAAAAGGTCGAAAATATGTAGGTGGTTTGGTTGGTTATGGTTCTGCTATATCCAAGAGTTATGCGGAAGGTTCCGTAAAAGGTGATTCAAACTATATTGGTGGCGTTGCTGGTTTTGCTAACGGAACGATTAATTCAATATATCATGTAAATGGAGATGTTAATGGTTATGGTTATGTTGGTGGACTTGTTGGGTACGTATCTGATTCTGTGACAAATTCGTATGCTGAAGGAAATGTGACGGGAAAAGGAGATTGTGTCGGTGGATTGATTGGTTTGTCTTTTTATCGTTATAGCGGTTCTACGAGTGTTACCACAACAACTTTGAATAATTCTTATTTCATTGGTAATGTGACCGGTGTAAATCGTATTGGGGGGCTTATAGGACAAGATTCTGTATATAGAAGTGTGGATAATAAATACAGTGTTGGTCGATATATAAAAAAATCACATTCTCAAGGAAATGTAAATGGAAAGTCGTATGTAGGAGGTGTTGTAGGTCTATCTAATTATGGAGCCTATTCTTCTACATACAATACCAATTTTTACGGATATATAACGTCTTCGTACCACGAGGGAGGGGATGTGATTGGATCTTCTGGTCATGTAGGTGGTGTTGCGGGGTCCGTATATAGCTCAATAAATTTCAGCTATCATGTTGGTGGTTTTGTCAAGGGCTATAATGGTGTTGGCGGTCTAGTTGGACATACCGATGGTTCTGTGACGAATTCGTATGCCGAAGGAAATGTGACGGGGACTGGTCCCGTTGTCGGAGGCTTGGCTGGTGGTGCGGCTTCGGTTGAATCGTCTTATCATATTGGAGGGGATGTTTTTGGCTCTGATTATGTTGGTGGCTTGATTGGTAATGTTTCTTCAAATGTGACAAACTCGTATTCTGAAGGAAATGTGACGGGGACCGGAGATTATGTTGGTGGCTTAGTTGGTATAGGAACTTCAGCTGTTGTAAAATCCTCGAATCATACAAAAGGTGATGTGAAAGGCAGAGGTTTTATTGGTGGTTTGGTTGGATTAGCAAAATCTGTGACAAACTCGTATTCTGAAGGAAATGTGACGGGAACTGGTAATCGTGTCGGAGGCTTGGTTGGTAGTGGAACTTCTGTGGATTCTTCGAACCATACAAAAGGTAATGTTCAAGGCTTTGGTTACGTAGGAGGCTTGATTGGATATGCTTCATTAAGTGTAAAAAATTCGTATTCCGAAGGTGATGTTGTCGGAACAGGAAATTATGTGGGTGGATTGATTGGTATGTCGGAATATTATTACTCGGGTTCGTCAGATGTTACTATTATAACAACTTCAAATACATATGCAATAGGAAATGTTAAGGGAAAAGGGTATGTCGGAGGTTTAGTTGGCTTGGATTCTATTTATAGGCAGCCATCCAATACAACTATGTTGGTGAAAATCGTAAGAGCCTCCTATTCGTTGGGAAATGTTGTTGGCAGCGATAAATATGTTGGAGGTTTATTGGGAAAATCCAATTACGGTTATAAATCATCATCGTATAACTCTAATATTTCTTTGCAAATTTTTTCGTCATATCATAAAAATGGATATGTTTCAAGTGATTCTAGTTATGTAGGTGGAGTTATCGGATATGCAGGAGGAACTATTGATTCTGCGTATCATAGCGGTGGTAATGTTAGTGGTAGTCTTTATGTCGGTGGCTTGGTTGGGAAAACGACGTCAATTGTGGAAAATTCGCATTCTGAAGGGAATGTAATAGGAAATGGTCATTACGTGGGAGGCTTGATTGGGGAAACTGCGTCAAGTGTAAAAAACTCGTATTCTGAAGGAAATGTGACTGGAATTGGCTATGTTGGAGGTTTAGTTGGTAATGGTATTTCGGTTGATTTATCGAGTCATACTGGTGGAACAGTGACGGGGAAAGGTAGTTATGTTGGTGGTCTGATTGGATATGCTTATTATATGGTGAAGAACTCGTATTCTGAAGGAGATGTGATTGGAACTGACAATGTCGGAGGTTTGGTTGGTAAAGGTGGTCGTATTCATAAGTCTTATCATACTGAAGGTAGTGTGAGCGGCTATAATTATGTCGGTGGTGTTGCTGGTTATGTTTCATGTACTTTAACAGGTTGTGTAGCTTTAGTTGATTCGTCATATCATGCCGATGGAAGTGTGAATGGCTATGGTTATGTTGGCGGTTTGGTTGGACTTGTTGCTGGTTCTATTACGAATTCGTATTCTAAGGGTGAAGTACTTGGTACTAAGGACTATGTCGGTGGTGTTGCTGGTTCTGTTTCTGGCAAAATTCGCAATTCCAATGCAGATGCCAAATATGTAAAAGGTCTAAATTTCGTTGGAGGCTTAGCTGGTTACGCTAGCGACTCTATAGATGTTTCTTATTTTGAAGGTGATTCTGTTACAGGTATTTACCAGATCGGTGGTCTTGTGGGGTATGCAAAGTCAGCTGTCGATAGTTCCTATTCGACTGCGAATGTAAAAGGTGATGATAATGTTGGTGGTCTTATTGGTAGCGCCTACGGCAATGTTTCTAATTCGTACGCAATGGGAAATGTCATTGGCGATGAAGATCATTCATCTGCAGGAAATGATAACCTTGGTGGGCTAGTTGGCTATCAATATAGCGGTTCTGTAAGCAAATCCATGGCTTTGGGCGATGTTTCGGGAACCACGAAATTGGGAGGTCTTGTTGGTCGTTTTGACGGTACTAAAATTTCTCAATCTTACGCAAATGGAAATATTACGGGTAGTTATTATGGCGACCCTGCCGATGAAGTGGGGAACTATTATATTGGAGGGCTTGTTGGATATGCAAAAGGAACTCTGGAAGAAATATACGCTAGCGGTGTTGTCAAGGGCATTGAAAATGAACCCGTTTATACGGGTTGCATTGTGGGCTATGTAAACGGCTCACTTTCGGTTGCTAAATCGTATTATGACAAGACGAAATGTGGCTTGGGGATCGATGGCGGTGAGGAAACTGCTTCGGTTTCGGGATTGCCAAGCAAGACAACTGCAGAAATGCAGACTCAATCAACTTATGTAAATTGGAATTTTATCGATACTTGGAAAATTCAAAAAGATTCGTATCCGTTCCTCCAAATTTACAGCAATTCCTTAACCAATGCTGTTGTGGCTACAGCTTCACTTGAAGGAATCAAGTACGATGGTAAGGAAAAGTTTCCCATAGTGACTTCGGTTACGCTTTTTGGTGAAACTTTGGAATATGAAACAGAATATACTGTTACCTACAAGGATAACATTAACGCAGGTACCGCATCTATCAATGTGTGTGGCATAAAGCCGTATGGCGGTTGTAAAGTTGTTGAATTTGAAATTGCTGGTGTTGCTGTAAAACCAACGATTGCTGCGATTGATAACATGACTTATACAGGTCGAGCCTTGACTCCTGAAATCAAAGTCTATAATGGCGAAGCGTTGCTTGATGTCTCAGATTATGCTGTTGAATACAAAAACAATGTAAATGCAGGAACTGCTACGGTCTCGGTAGCGATGAAGGGTAACTATAGTGGTTCTGCGTCCAAAACGTTTACGATTGAAAAGGCAACACCTGTTATTAGCCAGAATCCCAAGGCTAGTGATGTTGTTCTTGGACTAACTTTGGCTGCATCTGAACTTAGTGGAGGTCGAGCAGATGTCGATGGCGAATTTGTTTGGAAAACATCTACGACAAAGCCTGCTTTAGAAAATGAAGGTTATGCGGTTGTTTTTGTTCCGACTGATACGAAAAACTATACGAATTCTGCTGAAATTGTGGTGCCGGTTAAGGTTCTTGATTTGGTGTACGTTGCAATCCATTTAGGGAATACTACACTTGATAGCGTTGCTCTAGAAAAGGGTTCGAATTATACATTGCCTAAGGCTCCAGATAGCACGGGTTACGACTTTGCTGGATTCTATAATGGCTCAATGGTTATTGGCAAATCTGGTGATAAAATTTCAGTAACTGGAAATACTGTGGTTGATGCAAAGTACAATATAAAGACTTTTGTTATCACATTTATGAATGGCAAAACGAAATTGCAGTCTAATGAAGTTGCTTACGGCACTGTCCCGACTGCGCCGAAGGTTACTTTGCCCGAAAATTCTGCACAGTTTACTTATAGCTTTACGGGTTGGGATAAAGAAATTGTCGCTGCTGTAGAACCGGCTACTTATAACGCCATTATTGATAGCGTTGTGAATAAGTATAATGTCGTGTTTGAAAATTATGATGAAACAGTGCTAAAGGATTCTTCTTATGCTTATGGTACAGCTGTAGCAAAGATTGTAAAACCTGTGACCCCGACAAGAGAGGCTTCTGCTCAATATACTTATACTTTTAAGGCATGGGATCCGGCTGTAGTCGAGGTAACTAAGGATGCTGTCTATACAGCTATATTTGATAGCACAGTCAATACATATATAGTTAAGTTTGTTAATGAATTTAATGTTTCCCAGAATGCCCAATTTGAATTGAAATATGGTGCTATTCCGGAGTATGAGGGCGTTCCGACGAGAACGTCTACTTCTTTGTACTCTTATACATTCAAAAATTGGACGCCAGAAGTTGTAGCGGTTTCTGGTGATGCTACTTATAAGGCTTTATTTGATAGTACGGCAATAAGTAGTAGCTCCAGTTTTGCTGACGAGTCTAGCTCCAGCATCATGCAGCTTTCTTCGTCCAGTTCTTCAAGTAAAGAGATTGCTACGAGCTCTTCGAGTTCTCGCAATGACGAATCTTGTTCTTCAATGACAGTAAGTTCTTCTAGCACGGCAAAGAGCAGCAGTTCTGTCGTGAAGTCTAGTTCTAGCAGTATTCCGAAGTCCTCGTCAAGTTCTGTTAAGAGTTCTTCTAGCAATGCAAAGAGCAGTAGTTCTGTTGTGAAGTCTAGTTCTAGTAGCGCTCCAAAATCATCGTCTAGTTCTGTCAAGAGTTCTTCAAGTTCAAAGGCTAAATCTTCTTCCAGCAAAAAAACGGATGCGATTGTTGTAACGAAGACTCCTCAGTTCTCAATTCAGGTAATTGCTCACAATATTCAGATTTCCAAAGCTCGCGTTGGTTCCGCTTATGCTCTGTTTGATATGCAAGGCAAGGTGTTGCAGCAAGGTCAAGTGTACACGACGAATTTCAACATGTCTGTCGCTCGCCCAGGCAATTACCTCTTGAAAATTGATAATAGGATTCAGCGAGTTGTAATTAAATAA
- a CDS encoding Rpn family recombination-promoting nuclease/putative transposase, protein MALENEQVKNEIPDSVTRDIAHEFNAIVDSVDEQSDFIHDRYFRFAFADPERMAELLKLFSRRNASLREFLDTIDLKTLRGTPENFSSDKHTGSADLVFEVNLKDGGVTGLYVGIIAEHKSTSKDKVLLQISEYYHHLFLERKKDVPVVAFIVYNGEDEWNPLAKTHYAEYPKFYHDIGYPFKAVFLDVGHAIDDAELKEFSPFTLVALTAMKYIGAKAQYTAPRS, encoded by the coding sequence ATGGCATTGGAAAATGAACAGGTTAAAAATGAAATTCCAGATTCTGTGACGCGTGACATTGCCCACGAATTCAATGCAATCGTGGATTCTGTTGATGAACAGAGCGACTTTATTCATGATAGGTACTTTAGATTTGCTTTTGCGGATCCTGAGCGAATGGCTGAACTGCTGAAGCTTTTTTCGCGGCGAAACGCTTCGCTTAGAGAGTTCTTGGACACCATAGATCTCAAAACCCTTCGTGGAACTCCTGAAAACTTTTCAAGCGACAAGCATACGGGCTCTGCAGACCTAGTTTTTGAGGTCAATCTTAAGGATGGCGGTGTTACGGGACTCTATGTAGGGATTATTGCAGAGCATAAGTCTACAAGTAAGGATAAGGTGCTTCTTCAAATTTCTGAATATTATCATCATTTGTTCTTGGAACGCAAGAAGGATGTTCCTGTGGTTGCCTTCATTGTCTATAATGGTGAAGATGAATGGAATCCGTTGGCGAAAACTCATTATGCTGAATATCCCAAGTTCTATCATGATATCGGCTATCCTTTCAAGGCTGTATTTTTAGATGTTGGACATGCCATTGATGATGCTGAACTGAAGGAATTTTCACCGTTCACACTTGTCGCCCTGACTGCGATGAAGTATATTGGCGCTAAAGCGCAATATACGGCACCTCGGTCATAG
- a CDS encoding M20/M25/M40 family metallo-hydrolase has protein sequence MQNKIKKDIHENMPRYIDMLSSLVAIPSISFDNFDQKYVLDSANAVKAMFEKAGLTNIQFLTPPSGRPSVYAESLTSPNKPTILLYAHHDVQPPMRETLWDTPPFTATQKGDRLFGRGTADDKAGIITHLAALEQVRRELKGNGPNLKFIIEGEEESGSAGFEKILTKHAELLKSDAVIIADLGNFAKGTPSITTTLRGMSAINVTLRATKAPLHSGSWSGPIPDPAQALCRMIASLTDKDGKILIPHYEDDIIPPTKEELESYKSLGMTEEIFRNDGGVLEQVKLNVPEDEILLSLWRRPSIIVSTIESGSRVNAGNVLQDSAYARIGIRLAPGMDAVKCTDMLADFLKAQVPNNMEITIDKEDGANPFTTDTNHPFFKKMSEAMADAYASPTKFIGCGASIPGAELFRNTLGNIPILLTGLEDPECNAHGENESLYLPDFESGIVAEALFFASIS, from the coding sequence ATGCAAAACAAAATCAAGAAAGATATTCACGAAAACATGCCGCGCTATATCGACATGCTTTCGAGCCTGGTTGCCATTCCGTCCATCAGTTTTGACAATTTCGACCAGAAGTACGTTTTGGACAGCGCGAACGCCGTAAAGGCGATGTTTGAAAAAGCGGGACTCACGAACATCCAGTTTTTGACGCCGCCAAGCGGGCGTCCGAGCGTTTACGCCGAAAGCCTTACAAGCCCCAACAAGCCGACCATCCTTTTGTACGCTCATCACGACGTGCAGCCGCCCATGCGAGAAACTTTGTGGGACACGCCGCCGTTTACGGCCACGCAGAAAGGCGACCGTCTCTTTGGACGCGGCACCGCTGATGACAAGGCCGGCATCATCACGCATCTCGCCGCACTTGAACAGGTTCGCCGCGAACTCAAGGGCAACGGTCCAAACCTCAAGTTCATCATAGAAGGTGAAGAAGAATCCGGGAGCGCAGGCTTCGAAAAGATTCTCACGAAACATGCAGAACTCTTGAAAAGCGACGCCGTCATTATCGCAGACCTCGGAAACTTCGCGAAGGGAACGCCGTCCATCACGACGACGCTCCGCGGCATGAGCGCCATCAACGTGACGCTCCGCGCGACAAAGGCCCCGCTCCATTCCGGTTCGTGGTCCGGCCCGATTCCCGACCCCGCCCAGGCGCTTTGCCGCATGATTGCAAGCCTCACCGACAAGGACGGCAAGATTCTCATCCCGCATTACGAAGACGACATTATCCCGCCGACAAAGGAAGAGCTTGAATCTTACAAGTCGCTCGGCATGACCGAAGAAATTTTCCGCAACGACGGCGGCGTTCTCGAGCAAGTGAAGTTGAACGTGCCCGAAGACGAAATTCTGCTTTCACTGTGGCGCCGCCCGAGCATCATCGTAAGCACAATTGAATCCGGTTCCCGCGTGAACGCTGGCAACGTGCTACAAGACAGCGCCTATGCCCGAATCGGCATCCGCCTTGCACCCGGCATGGACGCCGTGAAATGCACCGACATGCTCGCCGACTTCCTCAAGGCACAAGTTCCGAACAACATGGAAATCACCATCGACAAGGAAGACGGCGCCAATCCATTCACGACCGACACGAATCACCCGTTCTTCAAAAAGATGAGCGAAGCCATGGCAGACGCTTACGCCTCCCCCACCAAATTCATAGGCTGCGGCGCAAGCATCCCAGGTGCAGAGCTTTTCCGTAACACGCTCGGTAACATCCCGATTTTGCTCACGGGCCTCGAAGACCCGGAATGCAACGCCCATGGCGAAAACGAAAGCCTTTACCTGCCCGATTTCGAAAGCGGAATCGTTGCAGAAGCGCTTTTCTTTGCATCCATTTCGTAA
- a CDS encoding NAD-dependent deacylase — MKRKRLVVLTGAGISAESGLRTFRGNDGMWEHENIEDVCTPDALRRDPKRVKDFYNFLRKGLPEHAPNAAHIALAKLEERLGDAFLLVTQNVDDLHERGGSKRVLHMHGDLMKLRCTKNEHEFEFTGEETLDTKCPICGSPVRPDIVFFGETPLYMDEIQEALMNCDEFAYIGTSSVVYPAAGFKSFAKSYGAKVTCLNLEAPYGDPYTDVVIQGKATEVVPKWCEEFK, encoded by the coding sequence ATGAAACGTAAAAGACTCGTCGTACTGACTGGCGCTGGAATCAGCGCAGAATCTGGTCTCCGCACATTCCGCGGAAACGATGGCATGTGGGAACACGAAAACATCGAAGACGTCTGCACACCGGACGCCCTCCGTCGTGACCCGAAGCGCGTCAAGGACTTTTACAACTTCTTGCGAAAGGGACTCCCCGAGCACGCTCCGAATGCGGCACACATCGCGCTTGCCAAGCTCGAAGAGCGCCTCGGCGATGCATTCTTGCTTGTAACGCAGAATGTCGACGACCTCCACGAACGCGGAGGAAGCAAGCGCGTTTTGCACATGCACGGCGACTTGATGAAACTCCGTTGCACAAAGAACGAGCACGAATTCGAATTCACGGGCGAAGAAACATTGGACACAAAATGCCCGATTTGCGGAAGCCCCGTGCGCCCGGACATCGTGTTCTTTGGAGAAACGCCTTTGTACATGGACGAAATTCAAGAAGCTCTGATGAATTGCGACGAATTCGCCTACATCGGCACTAGCAGCGTCGTGTATCCGGCAGCAGGGTTCAAGAGCTTTGCGAAATCCTACGGAGCAAAAGTCACTTGCTTAAATCTTGAAGCACCCTATGGCGACCCGTACACGGACGTCGTCATTCAAGGAAAAGCGACCGAAGTCGTTCCCAAGTGGTGCGAAGAATTTAAGTAG
- a CDS encoding Hpt domain-containing protein has protein sequence MITIEKLNSFGANTAEGLARCFGNEALFLKLVMTIPDDAVFDRLKQGLDAKNLDGAFDAAHALKGVLGNLSLTPLYTIAVEITELLRNRTQMDYSELLAKLLEKRDELGKLCAE, from the coding sequence GTGATTACTATTGAAAAACTCAATTCGTTTGGTGCAAATACCGCTGAAGGGCTTGCTCGTTGCTTTGGAAACGAAGCGCTCTTCTTGAAGCTCGTGATGACCATTCCCGATGATGCTGTGTTTGACAGACTTAAGCAGGGTCTCGATGCTAAAAATCTGGATGGTGCGTTTGATGCCGCTCATGCGCTGAAGGGCGTTCTCGGAAATCTCTCGCTGACGCCGCTTTATACGATTGCGGTCGAGATTACTGAACTTTTGCGTAATCGCACGCAAATGGATTATAGCGAACTCTTGGCGAAGCTTCTCGAAAAGCGAGATGAACTCGGCAAACTTTGTGCTGAATAA
- a CDS encoding bifunctional diguanylate cyclase/phosphodiesterase, whose amino-acid sequence MNTIREDEAIRRRVLVVDDEFINREILGNMLSKAYAVDYAENAQIALDKLMEPDAVYSLVLLDLMMPVMGGIEFLERRVVSDRLKRIPVVVMTSENDYEIRCLKLGAADFIKKPFSLPEVVIARCERIVELFEDKNLIRHTERDGVSGLFVKDYFFEYIRQMERWGKLIPRDALVIDIEQFHLVNEFCGRPYGNFVLSKIGKTMKALLAPMNAIACRADADTFYVFATHQEDYSKFREELDAVISKFFQMNNIRLRYGIWENVSREYEIEDWFDRAKIACNTNRGDFTKSFAHYNNELHARYLFEETLIHDLDDAIANKDLKVYYQPKYNVVGSTPRLASAEALVRWIHPKLGFISPGDFIPLFESNGLIQKVDNYVWHEAAAQIRRWKEEHGTSIPVSVNVSRINILDPELESKLENIRAENGLSPEELMLEVTESAYSENTGRLIEVVENLRRKGFRIEIDDFGAGYSSLNMITSIPVDILKIDMSFIRNMEKDERNLKLVKLIIDIAKFLNVPSIAEGVETESQLETLKKMGCEIIQGFYFSKPVPPKDFVSFFEGEAVTRK is encoded by the coding sequence ATGAATACCATAAGAGAGGATGAAGCTATTAGACGTCGTGTACTTGTAGTAGATGACGAATTCATTAACCGAGAAATACTGGGCAATATGCTTTCAAAGGCTTATGCCGTTGATTACGCGGAAAATGCGCAGATTGCCCTAGATAAGCTGATGGAACCCGACGCGGTCTATTCGCTTGTACTTCTCGACTTGATGATGCCGGTGATGGGCGGGATTGAGTTTTTGGAACGCCGAGTTGTTAGTGACCGGTTAAAGCGAATCCCTGTTGTGGTGATGACATCGGAAAATGATTATGAAATAAGATGTCTTAAGCTAGGTGCCGCAGATTTTATTAAGAAACCTTTCAGCCTTCCCGAAGTTGTGATTGCTCGCTGCGAAAGAATTGTCGAGCTCTTCGAAGATAAAAATCTTATTCGTCATACGGAACGCGATGGTGTCTCGGGGCTTTTTGTCAAGGACTACTTCTTTGAATACATCCGTCAAATGGAACGCTGGGGCAAGCTGATTCCTCGAGATGCCCTTGTCATTGATATCGAACAATTCCATTTGGTAAACGAGTTTTGTGGCCGCCCCTATGGTAACTTTGTTCTTTCGAAAATTGGTAAAACCATGAAAGCGCTGCTGGCTCCGATGAATGCGATTGCTTGCCGCGCCGATGCCGATACGTTCTATGTGTTCGCCACTCACCAAGAAGATTACTCAAAATTCCGTGAAGAACTCGATGCTGTGATTTCCAAGTTCTTCCAGATGAATAATATCCGCCTCCGCTATGGAATTTGGGAAAATGTCAGCCGTGAATACGAAATTGAAGACTGGTTTGACCGTGCAAAAATAGCATGCAATACAAATCGTGGCGATTTTACAAAATCTTTTGCCCATTATAATAACGAATTGCATGCAAGGTATCTGTTCGAAGAAACTCTCATTCATGATTTAGATGATGCTATCGCCAATAAGGACTTGAAAGTTTATTACCAACCGAAGTACAATGTTGTGGGCTCGACGCCACGCCTTGCAAGTGCCGAAGCGCTTGTGCGTTGGATCCACCCGAAGTTAGGTTTTATCAGTCCGGGTGATTTTATTCCTTTGTTTGAATCAAATGGCCTCATTCAAAAGGTTGATAATTATGTATGGCACGAAGCTGCCGCGCAAATCCGTCGCTGGAAAGAAGAACATGGAACATCGATTCCCGTATCTGTGAATGTTTCTCGCATCAATATTCTCGATCCAGAACTGGAAAGCAAGCTAGAAAACATTCGCGCTGAAAATGGTCTTTCGCCAGAAGAATTGATGCTCGAAGTGACGGAAAGCGCTTATTCCGAAAATACGGGAAGGCTTATTGAAGTTGTCGAAAACCTGCGTCGGAAGGGCTTCCGCATAGAAATTGATGACTTTGGCGCAGGGTATTCCTCGCTGAATATGATTACGTCGATTCCTGTGGATATCTTGAAAATCGATATGTCCTTTATCCGTAACATGGAAAAGGATGAACGTAATCTCAAGCTCGTCAAGCTCATTATTGATATTGCAAAATTCCTGAATGTGCCTTCGATTGCTGAAGGTGTTGAAACAGAATCGCAATTAGAAACTTTGAAAAAAATGGGATGTGAAATTATTCAAGGTTTTTATTTCTCAAAACCCGTTCCACCCAAAGACTTTGTCTCGTTCTTCGAAGGTGAAGCCGTAACTAGGAAGTAA